One window of Vibrio sinaloensis genomic DNA carries:
- a CDS encoding zinc ribbon-containing protein, whose protein sequence is MPKRKAGYEEMLEDVVETLKHSPEEVNHVLEKSGQVAKAANDLTKDELALVSAYVKSDLKEFAENYEDSKKGPFYLMIADSIWQGLLEITDRTKVEWVELFQDLEHQGLYQAGEVIGLGTLVCDDCGHKTQYNHPTVIIPCIKCGCKGFSRQPLKP, encoded by the coding sequence ATGCCGAAAAGAAAAGCAGGGTATGAAGAGATGCTTGAGGATGTGGTTGAAACCTTGAAGCACAGTCCTGAAGAGGTCAATCATGTATTGGAGAAGTCTGGCCAAGTCGCGAAAGCGGCCAATGACTTAACCAAAGACGAACTGGCTTTGGTTTCTGCCTACGTCAAATCTGATTTAAAAGAGTTTGCGGAAAACTACGAAGATTCAAAAAAAGGCCCCTTTTACTTGATGATTGCCGATTCGATTTGGCAAGGTTTATTGGAAATCACCGATAGAACCAAAGTTGAGTGGGTGGAGCTGTTTCAAGATCTAGAGCATCAAGGGCTGTATCAAGCCGGAGAAGTGATCGGCTTAGGCACCCTAGTGTGTGACGACTGCGGCCACAAGACTCAGTACAACCATCCAACAGTTATTATTCCGTGCATCAAATGCGGCTGCAAAGGCTTTAGTCGCCAGCCATTAAAACCGTAG
- a CDS encoding PhoH family protein: protein MSNKIVTLEINLEPSDNRRLASLCGPFDDNIKHLERRLGVEISYRGNFFTIVGKPHTSAAALEIIKTLYVNTAPVRGNIPDIEPDEIHLAIKETGVLEQDLGSSIEHGKEVFIKTKKGVIKPRTPNQGQYLMNMVTHDISFGIGPAGTGKTYLAVAAAVDALERQEIRRILLTRPAVEAGEKLGFLPGDLSQKVDPYLRPLYDALFEMLGFEKVEKLIERNVIEVAPLAYMRGRTLNDAFIILDESQNTTVEQMKMFLTRIGFNSRAVITGDITQIDLPRGAKSGLRHAIEVLSEVDDISFNFFQSDDVVRHPVVARIVNAYEKWEAQDQKERKEYEKKRREEREAKLLETAKAELSKQVQAETTEGK from the coding sequence TTGAGCAATAAAATTGTAACGCTAGAGATCAATCTAGAACCTTCTGATAACCGCCGCTTAGCCAGCTTGTGCGGTCCTTTCGATGACAATATCAAACACTTAGAACGCCGTTTAGGTGTTGAAATCAGCTACCGTGGTAACTTTTTCACTATCGTGGGTAAACCGCATACCAGTGCCGCAGCGTTGGAAATCATCAAAACTCTGTATGTGAACACCGCTCCGGTGCGCGGCAATATCCCCGATATCGAGCCCGATGAAATCCACTTGGCCATCAAAGAGACGGGCGTGTTGGAGCAAGACTTAGGGTCAAGTATTGAGCATGGCAAAGAAGTCTTTATCAAGACCAAAAAAGGCGTAATCAAACCGCGTACACCGAACCAAGGTCAATACTTGATGAACATGGTCACCCATGACATCTCTTTCGGTATTGGTCCTGCCGGTACGGGGAAAACCTATCTCGCGGTCGCAGCCGCTGTTGATGCATTAGAGCGTCAAGAGATCCGCCGCATTCTACTCACTCGTCCAGCGGTCGAAGCGGGTGAAAAGCTCGGTTTTTTGCCTGGCGACTTAAGCCAAAAAGTCGACCCTTACTTGCGCCCACTGTACGATGCGCTATTTGAGATGCTCGGTTTTGAAAAAGTAGAAAAACTGATTGAGCGTAACGTCATTGAAGTCGCGCCACTGGCCTATATGCGTGGTCGTACTCTCAACGATGCGTTTATTATCTTGGACGAAAGCCAAAACACCACGGTGGAACAAATGAAAATGTTCTTAACCCGAATTGGCTTCAACTCGCGCGCGGTTATCACTGGAGATATTACCCAGATCGATTTACCTCGCGGCGCTAAATCTGGTTTACGCCACGCCATCGAAGTGTTGAGTGAAGTGGATGACATTAGCTTCAACTTCTTCCAATCTGACGACGTAGTGCGCCACCCCGTGGTTGCCCGCATTGTCAACGCTTACGAGAAGTGGGAAGCGCAAGACCAAAAAGAGCGCAAAGAGTACGAAAAGAAACGTCGCGAAGAGCGCGAGGCTAAATTGCTTGAAACGGCGAAAGCCGAGCTGTCGAAACAAGTTCAAGCAGAAACCACTGAAGGTAAATAA
- the leuS gene encoding leucine--tRNA ligase, with amino-acid sequence MQEQYNPQDIEQKVQQHWDDNKTFVVSEDPNKEKFYCLSMFPYPSGRLHMGHVRNYTIGDVVSRFQRLQGKNVMQPIGWDAFGLPAENAAVKNKTAPAPWTYENIEYMKNQLKLLGFGYDWNREFATCTPEYYRWEQEFFTKLYEKGLVYKKTSSVNWCPNDQTVLANEQVEDGCCWRCDTPVEQKEIPQWFIKITEYAQELLDDLDNLDGWPEMVKTMQRNWIGRSEGVELKFEVKGQQDLEVYTTRPDTLMGVTYVGIAAGHPLAAIAAENNPELAAFIDECKNNKVAEAELATMEKKGMATGLTAIHPLNGREVPVYVANFVLMDYGTGAVMAVPAHDQRDFEFATKYGLDIIPVIKPTDGSELNIAQEAYTEKGVLFDSGEFDGLEFQAAFDAIAAKLEAEGKGTKTVNFRLRDWGVSRQRYWGAPIPMVTTEDGQVHPVPADQLPVILPEDVVMDGVTSPIKADKEWAKTTFNGEPALRETDTFDTFMESSWYYARYCSPQADDILDPEKANYWLPVDQYIGGIEHACMHLLYSRFFHKLLRDAGYVTSDEPFKQLLCQGMVLADAFYFENEKGGKEWVAPTDVTVERDGKGRITSAKDNQGRDVEHSGMIKMSKSKNNGIDPQEMVDKYGADTVRLFMMFASPADMTLEWQESGVEGANRFLKRVWKLVNEHAAKGAAEAVDPAALSGDQKALRRDVHKTIAKVTDDIARRQTFNTAIAAIMELMNKLAKAPQDSAQDRAILDEALKAVVAMLYPITPHISFEMWGALGESDIDNAAWPSYDEQALVEDEKTIVVQVNGKLRAKLTVPADISKDDIEQLGLNDENVTKFTKGKTVRKVIYVPGKLLNIVAN; translated from the coding sequence ATGCAAGAGCAATACAACCCGCAAGATATTGAGCAAAAAGTTCAACAGCACTGGGACGACAACAAGACTTTTGTTGTAAGTGAAGACCCAAACAAAGAAAAATTCTACTGTCTATCCATGTTCCCATACCCAAGTGGCCGACTGCACATGGGTCACGTGCGTAACTATACCATCGGTGATGTGGTTTCTCGTTTCCAACGCCTGCAAGGGAAAAACGTGATGCAACCTATTGGTTGGGATGCGTTTGGCCTACCTGCGGAAAACGCAGCAGTGAAGAACAAAACTGCACCTGCACCTTGGACTTACGAAAACATCGAGTACATGAAAAACCAGCTTAAGTTGCTTGGCTTTGGTTACGACTGGAATCGTGAGTTCGCGACCTGTACACCTGAGTACTACCGCTGGGAACAAGAGTTCTTCACTAAACTTTATGAAAAAGGCCTAGTGTACAAGAAGACCTCTTCTGTTAACTGGTGTCCTAACGACCAAACGGTTCTGGCTAACGAGCAGGTGGAAGATGGCTGCTGCTGGCGTTGTGATACTCCAGTAGAGCAAAAAGAAATTCCTCAATGGTTTATTAAGATCACTGAATACGCTCAAGAACTTCTAGACGACTTAGACAACCTAGACGGTTGGCCTGAAATGGTTAAGACCATGCAGCGCAACTGGATTGGTCGCTCTGAAGGGGTAGAGCTTAAGTTTGAAGTCAAAGGTCAACAAGACCTAGAAGTTTATACAACACGCCCTGACACACTAATGGGTGTGACTTACGTCGGTATCGCAGCCGGTCACCCTCTAGCGGCAATCGCAGCAGAGAACAACCCAGAGCTTGCAGCCTTTATCGACGAATGTAAGAACAACAAAGTGGCGGAAGCGGAACTGGCGACAATGGAGAAGAAAGGTATGGCGACCGGCCTTACTGCGATTCACCCATTGAACGGCCGTGAAGTGCCAGTTTACGTGGCTAACTTCGTGCTAATGGACTACGGTACAGGCGCGGTGATGGCAGTACCTGCACACGACCAGCGCGACTTTGAGTTTGCAACTAAGTACGGCCTAGATATCATCCCTGTGATCAAGCCAACTGACGGCAGCGAGCTAAACATTGCTCAAGAAGCGTACACAGAGAAAGGGGTTCTGTTCGACTCTGGTGAGTTTGATGGGCTTGAGTTCCAAGCGGCGTTCGATGCCATCGCAGCGAAACTAGAAGCGGAAGGCAAAGGCACGAAGACTGTCAATTTCCGTCTACGTGACTGGGGGGTCTCTCGTCAGCGTTACTGGGGCGCGCCAATCCCAATGGTGACCACTGAAGACGGTCAGGTTCACCCAGTACCGGCAGACCAACTGCCAGTCATTCTTCCAGAAGACGTGGTTATGGATGGCGTAACTAGCCCAATCAAAGCAGATAAAGAATGGGCGAAGACAACCTTCAACGGCGAACCTGCTCTACGTGAGACAGATACCTTCGATACGTTCATGGAATCTTCTTGGTACTACGCGCGTTACTGTTCACCACAAGCGGACGACATTCTGGATCCTGAAAAAGCGAACTACTGGCTACCAGTAGACCAGTACATCGGTGGTATCGAGCATGCTTGTATGCACCTACTTTACTCTCGCTTCTTCCACAAACTGCTACGTGATGCGGGCTACGTAACCTCTGATGAACCGTTCAAGCAGCTACTATGTCAAGGCATGGTACTAGCGGATGCGTTCTACTTCGAGAACGAGAAAGGCGGTAAAGAGTGGGTGGCACCAACTGACGTAACAGTTGAGCGTGACGGCAAAGGTCGCATAACTTCAGCAAAAGACAACCAAGGTCGTGACGTTGAGCACTCAGGCATGATCAAAATGTCTAAGTCGAAGAACAACGGCATTGACCCACAAGAGATGGTCGACAAATACGGCGCGGACACAGTACGTCTATTTATGATGTTTGCCTCACCTGCGGACATGACGCTTGAATGGCAAGAGTCTGGCGTTGAAGGCGCTAACCGCTTCCTGAAACGTGTATGGAAACTCGTCAACGAACACGCAGCGAAGGGCGCAGCGGAAGCTGTCGATCCAGCAGCGCTTTCTGGTGACCAAAAAGCGCTTCGTCGTGACGTTCACAAGACGATTGCCAAAGTGACGGACGATATTGCACGTCGTCAAACCTTCAACACCGCCATCGCTGCCATCATGGAGCTGATGAACAAGCTAGCCAAAGCGCCACAAGACTCTGCGCAAGACCGCGCTATTCTTGATGAAGCCTTGAAAGCCGTGGTTGCGATGCTTTACCCAATCACTCCGCATATCTCATTTGAAATGTGGGGCGCGCTGGGTGAGTCTGACATCGACAACGCAGCTTGGCCTAGCTACGACGAGCAAGCTCTGGTTGAAGATGAGAAAACCATCGTTGTTCAGGTAAACGGTAAGCTGCGCGCGAAACTAACCGTACCAGCAGACATCTCGAAAGACGACATTGAACAGCTTGGTCTAAACGACGAGAATGTTACTAAGTTCACAAAAGGCAAAACCGTACGTAAAGTTATCTACGTACCGGGCAAACTTCTTAACATAGTGGCGAACTAA
- the ybeY gene encoding rRNA maturation RNase YbeY, producing the protein MTIELDLQLAVEEQSGLPSESDILNWLSTTISQFQPQAEVTVRIVDEAESQQLNRDYRGKDKPTNVLSFPFEAPPGVELDLLGDLIICRQVVEREADEQNKPLMAHWAHMVVHGSLHLLGYDHIEDDEAEEMESLETEIMQSMGFQDPYIAEKQ; encoded by the coding sequence ATGACAATCGAACTCGACCTACAACTTGCTGTCGAAGAGCAAAGCGGATTACCAAGCGAGAGCGACATCCTAAACTGGTTGAGCACCACCATCAGCCAGTTTCAGCCCCAAGCTGAGGTGACAGTACGCATCGTGGACGAAGCGGAGAGCCAGCAGCTTAATCGGGATTACCGTGGAAAAGACAAGCCAACTAACGTGCTCTCTTTTCCGTTCGAAGCACCGCCAGGCGTGGAGCTGGACTTATTGGGTGACCTGATTATCTGTCGCCAAGTGGTTGAACGTGAAGCGGATGAGCAAAACAAGCCGCTGATGGCGCACTGGGCGCATATGGTTGTACATGGCAGCCTGCATCTGCTAGGTTATGATCATATCGAAGATGACGAAGCCGAAGAGATGGAGTCACTCGAAACAGAAATCATGCAATCTATGGGCTTTCAAGACCCTTATATTGCAGAGAAACAGTAG
- the lnt gene encoding apolipoprotein N-acyltransferase, with product MISTLFHRLKRPLAAVFVGASTTLAFAPFSLWPLAIISPLLLLLLIHKQTPKYAFAIGYAWGLGQFATGISWVHVSIDNFGGMPKPASLFLMALLVGYLALYSALFCWSLNRWFATSTRTRWLLGAPALWLIFDWLRGWVMTGFPWLWLGYSQIDSPLGHFAPVGGVELITLLVIISAAGLGYALLHKRWSTLIVPAVIIATGFGLTSAQWVTPDTNQVTKVALIQGNIPQALKWKPSQRWPTIMKYTDLTRENWDADIIIWPEAAIPAFEFEISSFLSNLDSAAAMNDSAVITGIVNQSEDKKFYNSILTLGNKAQPGYRYDMNERYHKHHLLPFGEFVPFESILRPLAPFFNLPMSSFSRGEFIQPNIEANGKQMAPALCYEIIFNEQVRQNIDDETDFILTLSNDAWFGRSIGPLQHMEIARMRALEFGKPVIRSTNNGVTAITDHMGRVIADIPQFETGVLRAEVTSTEGQTPFHLWGSWPLYLWVMLSLVIGWRLRD from the coding sequence ATGATAAGTACACTGTTTCATCGCCTAAAACGGCCGCTCGCGGCCGTTTTTGTTGGCGCCTCAACCACCCTAGCCTTTGCACCATTCTCTTTATGGCCGCTCGCTATTATTTCCCCCCTGCTACTGCTGTTGCTTATCCACAAGCAGACGCCTAAATATGCGTTTGCCATCGGCTACGCATGGGGCCTAGGACAATTTGCGACGGGGATCAGTTGGGTACATGTCAGCATAGACAACTTTGGCGGCATGCCCAAACCCGCCAGTTTGTTTCTTATGGCACTGCTGGTCGGATACTTAGCGCTGTACAGTGCGTTGTTCTGCTGGAGCCTCAATCGCTGGTTCGCGACTTCAACTCGTACCCGCTGGCTACTTGGCGCCCCGGCCTTGTGGCTAATCTTCGACTGGCTGCGCGGCTGGGTAATGACCGGTTTTCCTTGGTTATGGCTCGGCTACAGTCAGATTGACAGCCCCCTTGGTCATTTCGCGCCAGTAGGCGGTGTCGAACTGATTACTCTGTTGGTGATAATCAGTGCAGCGGGTTTAGGTTATGCACTGCTGCATAAACGTTGGTCTACGCTGATTGTTCCTGCGGTGATTATTGCCACCGGTTTTGGCTTGACCTCCGCTCAATGGGTCACACCTGATACCAACCAGGTCACCAAGGTTGCCCTGATTCAAGGGAATATACCGCAAGCATTGAAATGGAAACCCAGCCAACGCTGGCCGACCATAATGAAATACACCGACCTGACCCGAGAGAACTGGGATGCTGACATCATCATCTGGCCAGAAGCCGCAATTCCCGCGTTTGAGTTCGAGATCTCCTCATTTTTAAGCAATCTCGACTCTGCCGCTGCGATGAATGACAGTGCAGTCATCACAGGGATTGTTAATCAAAGTGAAGATAAAAAGTTCTATAACAGCATCTTAACCTTAGGCAACAAAGCACAACCGGGGTATCGCTATGATATGAATGAGCGCTACCACAAGCATCACCTGCTGCCGTTCGGCGAGTTTGTCCCATTTGAAAGCATTCTACGCCCACTGGCCCCGTTCTTTAACTTACCTATGTCCTCGTTCAGTCGCGGTGAGTTCATTCAGCCAAATATTGAAGCGAATGGAAAACAGATGGCACCAGCACTTTGCTATGAGATTATCTTCAACGAACAAGTGCGGCAAAACATCGACGACGAGACAGACTTTATTCTTACTCTGTCGAACGATGCTTGGTTCGGCCGCTCTATCGGCCCTCTCCAACATATGGAGATTGCACGCATGCGCGCGCTAGAATTTGGCAAACCGGTTATCCGCTCCACCAATAACGGCGTCACGGCTATCACCGACCACATGGGCCGTGTTATCGCTGACATTCCACAATTTGAAACTGGGGTACTGCGCGCCGAAGTTACCTCGACTGAGGGGCAAACGCCATTCCACTTGTGGGGCAGCTGGCCGCTGTATCTATGGGTTATGTTGAGTCTGGTGATAGGTTGGAGATTGCGAGACTAA
- the miaB gene encoding tRNA (N6-isopentenyl adenosine(37)-C2)-methylthiotransferase MiaB — protein MSKKLLIKTWGCQMNEYDSSKMADLLNAANGYELTEEPEEADVLLLNTCSIREKAQEKVFHQLGRWKTLKDKKEGVVIGVGGCVATQEGDHIRERAPFVDVIFGPQTLHRLPEMIKQSQSDDAPVMDISFPEIEKFDRLPEPRAEGATAFVSIMEGCSKYCTYCVVPYTRGEEVSRPMDDVLFEIAQLAEQGVREVNLLGQNVNAYRGPTHDGEICTFAELLRLVASIDGIDRIRFTTSHPLEFTDDIIAVYEDTPELVSFLHLPVQSGSDRILTMMKRPHTAIEYKSIIRKLRKARPDIQISSDFIVGFPGETDKDFQDTMKLIKDVDFDMSFSFIFSPRPGTPAADYPCDVSEEEKKQRLYELQQTVNSQAMRYSRLMLGTEQRVLVEGPSKKNLMELRARTENNRVVNFEGSADLIGQFVDVKITDVFANSLRGELVRTEKDMDLRTIISPTQMMARTKREDELGVATFTP, from the coding sequence ACGATTCATCTAAAATGGCGGATCTACTGAACGCGGCTAACGGCTACGAGCTAACCGAAGAGCCAGAAGAGGCAGATGTACTACTTCTCAACACCTGTTCTATTCGTGAAAAAGCGCAAGAGAAGGTGTTCCACCAGCTAGGTCGTTGGAAAACGCTTAAAGACAAAAAAGAGGGTGTGGTGATTGGTGTTGGCGGTTGTGTCGCGACCCAAGAAGGCGACCACATTCGTGAGCGCGCACCGTTTGTTGACGTCATTTTTGGCCCACAAACCCTGCACCGCTTGCCAGAGATGATCAAGCAATCTCAATCAGATGACGCGCCGGTTATGGATATCTCGTTCCCAGAGATCGAGAAGTTTGACCGCTTGCCAGAACCACGCGCAGAAGGTGCGACTGCGTTTGTATCGATTATGGAAGGCTGCTCAAAATACTGTACTTACTGCGTTGTGCCATATACTCGCGGTGAAGAAGTGAGCCGTCCTATGGATGACGTTCTATTCGAAATTGCCCAGCTTGCAGAGCAAGGCGTGCGCGAAGTAAACCTGCTAGGGCAAAATGTGAACGCTTATCGTGGTCCAACCCATGACGGCGAAATCTGTACTTTCGCTGAGCTGCTGCGTTTAGTGGCGTCTATTGATGGTATCGACCGTATTCGCTTTACGACCAGCCATCCGCTTGAGTTTACTGACGACATTATCGCGGTTTACGAAGATACGCCTGAGCTTGTGAGCTTCCTGCACCTACCAGTGCAAAGTGGCAGCGATCGCATTCTCACTATGATGAAGCGTCCACACACAGCCATTGAGTACAAATCGATTATTCGTAAGCTGCGTAAAGCGCGTCCAGACATTCAGATCAGTTCTGACTTCATCGTCGGTTTCCCTGGAGAGACAGATAAAGACTTCCAAGACACGATGAAACTGATCAAAGATGTCGACTTCGACATGAGCTTTAGCTTTATTTTCTCACCTCGCCCGGGCACACCTGCAGCAGACTACCCTTGCGACGTATCAGAAGAAGAGAAAAAACAGCGCTTGTACGAATTGCAGCAAACCGTCAACAGCCAAGCGATGCGTTATTCGCGCCTAATGTTAGGCACTGAGCAACGCGTGCTGGTCGAAGGACCATCGAAAAAGAATCTAATGGAGCTTCGCGCACGTACAGAGAATAACCGAGTGGTGAACTTCGAAGGCAGCGCAGACCTGATTGGTCAGTTCGTTGATGTGAAGATCACCGACGTATTTGCCAACTCGTTGCGCGGTGAGCTTGTTCGCACCGAGAAAGACATGGATCTACGTACCATTATTTCACCAACTCAAATGATGGCTCGTACCAAACGTGAAGATGAGCTAGGTGTAGCGACTTTTACACCTTAA
- the corC gene encoding CNNM family magnesium/cobalt transport protein CorC (CorC(YbeX) belongs to the Cyclin M Mg2+ Exporter (CNNM) family, and was characterized as belonging to a set of three proteins, at least one of which must be present for CorA to function.) has product MNEDNSPSSLEGKKEKSEGPSRKSFFGRLGQLFQGEPKDRQELVDVIRDSEENDLIDHDTRDMLEGVMEISEMRVRDIMLPRSQMVTVDRSDDLDNLINLITDAQHSRYPVISEDKDHVEGILLAKDLLKYLGSDSEPFDIEQVIRPAVVVPESKRVDRLLKEFRQERYHMAIVVDEFGGVSGLVTIEDILEEIVGEIEDEFDDEEELDIRKLSKHTFAVKALTTIEEFNETFGTSFSDEEVDTVGGMVMTAFGHLPSRGEVVGIDGYNFKVTAADNRRVVQLQVTIPDEESVLDTTDE; this is encoded by the coding sequence ATGAACGAAGACAATTCGCCCTCTTCTCTAGAAGGTAAGAAAGAAAAATCTGAAGGTCCGAGTAGAAAGTCCTTCTTCGGACGCCTAGGTCAGTTATTCCAAGGTGAACCTAAAGATCGCCAAGAGCTCGTGGATGTGATTCGCGACTCGGAAGAAAACGACCTGATCGACCATGACACTCGAGATATGCTCGAAGGGGTGATGGAGATCTCCGAAATGCGAGTGCGCGACATCATGTTGCCGCGTTCACAAATGGTCACCGTCGATCGCAGTGACGATCTCGACAACTTAATCAACCTCATCACTGATGCTCAGCACTCTCGCTACCCAGTGATCAGCGAAGATAAAGACCACGTGGAAGGTATTCTGCTTGCGAAGGACTTACTTAAATACTTAGGCTCAGACAGTGAACCTTTTGATATTGAGCAGGTCATACGCCCTGCTGTTGTGGTCCCTGAAAGTAAGCGTGTTGATCGCCTACTCAAAGAGTTCCGTCAAGAGCGCTACCACATGGCTATTGTGGTCGACGAATTTGGCGGGGTCTCAGGCCTGGTCACCATTGAAGATATTTTGGAAGAAATTGTCGGCGAAATCGAAGACGAGTTCGATGACGAGGAAGAGTTGGATATTCGTAAGTTGAGCAAACACACTTTCGCAGTGAAAGCGCTCACCACAATTGAAGAGTTCAATGAAACCTTTGGCACATCTTTCAGCGATGAAGAGGTGGACACCGTAGGTGGCATGGTCATGACCGCATTTGGTCACCTGCCTTCGCGCGGTGAAGTGGTCGGCATTGACGGCTACAACTTCAAAGTCACCGCCGCCGATAACCGCCGTGTGGTTCAGCTTCAAGTCACGATACCAGACGAAGAGTCGGTGCTAGATACCACCGACGAGTAA